The DNA sequence CGCTAGAGTCCACATCCGGGAAGCTTCCCGACATGCCCAACATGTCGAGGTTCCGGCTCCCGCAAGGCCCCCAGCCGATGGACGTCATCGGCCCGGTCGTCCGCGCGCGCCGCAAGGAGCTCGGCATCAGCCAGGCCACGCTCGCCGAGCGCGCCGCCATCGACCGCACCTACGTCAGCAGCATCGAGCGCGGCCAGCGCAACCCGACCCTCCCCGTCTTGATTCTCCTCACCGTCGGCCTCCAACTCCCCCAGGGCGCCCTGCTAGCAGCCGTCATCGACGCGATCGCAAACCAAGACGATTGGCTCGCGCGCGCCATCGAGCGGGGCTCCGTCGTCGAGTAGGCGAACCGCACGCGCTCTCCGTCCCCCTCCAGGCCTCTCTACCGCGTGAACACGGGCTACCCACCTCTGGCGCCGACGCGCGCGCCTCTGGCGGGACGCTTAGGACCGAGAGATCCTCGCCTCGAAGTCGTTGCAATCCGTCTCCGGCACGGGCACCGTCGTGACCATGTACTGGTGCGCGAACGCCGCCCCCACACGTGCGATCTCCTCGAACTCGGCCTTGAGCGGCGCCGCCGCGTCGTAGCGCAACCGGTGCGCGATGCTGTGGGGCGCCATCTTTGGCGGGGCCATGACCTCGACGATGACCTGGGCCGGGCTCACCTGGCACCGCACGACCTCGCACCCGATCTGGCCTGCGATCTCCGTCATCAGCTCCTCGCACCGACGACGCGCGCGCTCGTCCTGGAAAAACGGCCGCCGACGGCGCGTCACGATCAGGACGTAATACCGCAGCCAGTAGACCGCTTGCCCGTCCGTGCCGTAGTCCGGCCTCGCGGGATCGGGCACGCGGTCCCCGGAGAGGGAAGGATCAGTGGACGGCATATCAGGAGGGACGATGCGGGGAGAGGCAGGGTCGGTCACGGATGAGCAGAACGGGTTAACCGATCCTTAACAAAAACGAGGGATTGCCTTGATCGAGTCGAAAGGTGCCGAAGCAAATCCACGTCATGCCAGGCGCTCGCGTGACGGAAAAGATGAAATGGGATGTACCTTTTCGTCTCTGGCGCGCCACCGCCAGAGCGGTCTGCTGCTGGGTTGGGCGAGAGTCCTGTCCGAACGCAGAGGGCCGGCAAACCCCCTTTTTAGCGCAGCGAGGCCGGATCCCTCGCCACAAGGAATCCGGCCTCACTCCTTCGAGTCGGGACCATCGGTCCTGCGACGTGTGCCGATCAGGTCCCT is a window from the Rubricoccus marinus genome containing:
- a CDS encoding helix-turn-helix domain-containing protein; the protein is MPNMSRFRLPQGPQPMDVIGPVVRARRKELGISQATLAERAAIDRTYVSSIERGQRNPTLPVLILLTVGLQLPQGALLAAVIDAIANQDDWLARAIERGSVVE
- a CDS encoding transposase, with the protein product MPSTDPSLSGDRVPDPARPDYGTDGQAVYWLRYYVLIVTRRRRPFFQDERARRRCEELMTEIAGQIGCEVVRCQVSPAQVIVEVMAPPKMAPHSIAHRLRYDAAAPLKAEFEEIARVGAAFAHQYMVTTVPVPETDCNDFEARISRS